The DNA window caaaatttgaattccaaTCCACATCTCACCTGGAAATTAAACCCAGCCTGTAAGAACTTCAATGGGAGCTCaagaaaatccaagaaaatggGAATCATTACAGAGAGAGAACAAACAGCCCACTTTGCCTAATAATACACAATTTACATAATCACTGATATACCCCCCCAAGAATGCcttttttttagagagagaaatataatttagagGGGGAATTAGTAAAATAACAATCTTCAAGAACTTTAAGTGGGTATCAATGGTGAAGCTGGAAGACGAGGACGTCTGGTTCTGCTTCTTCCTCTGCGGAGAGTAGtagttgaagaagatgaagaagatgaagatgaagaattaGAAGCTGAAATTTCAGCTGTTTGGATTCTTCTTGCcaattccttcttcttctcttcttcttcttcttcttcttgtttttcttcacCTCTCTTCTTTTGCGCTCTGTTTTGTCCAAATTTCGTGGAGTTTAAGGTTGCTGGTAAAACACAGTTGCATATCCACCCTGCATCCAAAACCCCTCATCTCAGAAGTTCTTCACAAACACAAACATTCAACACAATCCATGACACATACTTATTAGAAGATTCgaatttgtaatagcccaaccTACCACTAGTAAGTGTTAGTCTTTGTTGAACTTTcactcaaagttttaaaacgcgtcagttaaggagaggttttcacaccattataaaaaaggtttcgttcccctctccaacctatGTGGGTTGACACAcagcccggtgtctggctttgataccatttgtaatggtccaagcccaccgctaaccgATACGGTCCTCTTTAAACTTCTACTcctaggcttcccctcaaggttttaaaatgcatctgttagggagaggttctgcacccttataagaaatgcgttcccttcttcaactgACATGACATGGGTTATCACATAATCTATTTACGAtcattttggtttaattttcataccaaaaaatgtaaacttgtttttgaaatttggtcGCAGGAAACCATTGAGcaaaccaacaaaattttcaaaaNctaaaaaaaaaaaaaaaaaaaaaaaaaaaaaaaaaaaaaaaaactaaatgataTCAAGCCACCTACCACTTAAATTTGTTATGAAACTCTATACCTACCACTTAAATGAGTAGAGAATATTTCAAGCAACTTTTTGTAAACtagttcaagaaaaaaaggatcaaaataattttctttttacaaaaGTAGTCAAGTTCATCATCAGCATTCAAAGAGAAACAGTAACAGCAAGAACTAGAAAAGGAGAAGTAAATTTAGATCAAAATTTACCAATTCTAGCAAGGCGATTGACCCAATTTGGGATGGGATTTCCAGTGAGTTTGATGCAAACACGGTTGCAAAAATGGTTGCAATTTTTGGTGATGAGATTATAAGCATTTCCTCTGTAATCTTTACCAAGTTCCTCCATTAATGACCTCACTTCTGCTTCACTCATATCTGTTTTCCCAATCAAAATTGATTCTCTGAACTTGAATCCATCACATTGCTTTGGTTCCCCTTCAAATATCCCTGTACTTGGATATTCATGAGCCCCAAATGCAAATTCAATTCCATGAACTGCATCAGAATCCCATAGATTTCTCAGTTTCAGATCAAAAATGGCAGAATAGATTTTCCTAGACCAAACTTCATTcaattttccttcattttctcagCAGCCAAACACAACAATGAAGGTCCAGAAAACACCAGGAAAGATTGTCCAAAAGTAAGTTATAGTTCAAGAACAATCAACAAGTgaactaaaagtaaaatccTCCATGTTCATCCaattttcctccattttctcaCCATCCAAACAGATTCCGTCAAAATGGAGGTCACAAACAGATCAAATTATACTTCAAGACAACAAACAAGAGTACTAAATGTAAGAAGTTCGTCTAATTTTCCGTCATTTTCTCACCATCCAAACAGAATCCACCAAAATGGAGGCCACAAACAGATCAAATTATTCTTTAAGACAACAAACAAGAGTACTAAATGTAAGAACCTAGGAGTTCGTCTAATTTTCCATCATAATCTCACCATCCAAACAGAATCCATCAAAATGCAGGTCCAGAAAACATCGGGAAAGTTTTCACAGGAGTAAAATCCGACTTACAAGAACAATAAACAAGTATACAGAAAGCAAAAACCTAGAAGGTTCAATCAATTTCCCCCCATTTTCACACTAACCAAACAGAAACAGAACTCATCAAAAGTGGATTCCAGCAGATTAAGCATCAGAAATGCAGATCTAACAGCCAATTCCAGCAGATAAACCGATGAATTAGACGAAGCAGAATTGAAAAGCTCGAATTAGAACGAACCTTGTACACCAGAATGATAAACTCCGAGGCCGAGCCAATATGCGTAGCCATTAATGTGCGTCAGGTCGTACACATTGAGGTACACTGGCACCGATCCAGAGTCGCCATTGCAGGAGATTCTTCTGCACCACATTTCGATCTCACTCCCAATGGCTTACTGCGATTAATAACAACTCCATTGCTAAATATCTTCGaaccaaatagaaaattaacatcggaaacataaacaaaaaagggGCGGAAAAAAGTGTTGAGagtgaaaaaagaattaacgGGTAATCATAACTTTCTTGATTATTAACAAAGTTCATAGTTTTTTAAAGCGGGATTGGGAATCGGGAATCTTTTAAAGCGGGCTTGGGAATCGAGAAACTcatccttttttaaaaaaataataataattaaattatccaAAATACCCAAATTCTATGGGTAGATTTATAGTGGCTTAAGGAACAATCtatcttctttcattttggttGTTAGTTCttataccagttgttaggatcgctcaacaacgcacacaaTCAAGATGAGCACACAGAAGagataaaatacaaaagagaaatattggctatacaagaacaggagagagaaaatacactgagagagaaatatttgCTATacaagaacaggagagagaaaatacactgagagagaaatattggCTGTTCTGAACAGGAGAGAAAATACACtgagagagaaatattggctatacaagaacaggagagagaaaatacactgagagagaaatattggctatacaagaacaggagagagaaaatacactgagagagaaatattggctatacaagaacaggagagagaaaatacactgagagagaaatattggctat is part of the Cucurbita pepo subsp. pepo cultivar mu-cu-16 chromosome LG03, ASM280686v2, whole genome shotgun sequence genome and encodes:
- the LOC111791657 gene encoding deSI-like protein At4g17486; translated protein: MWCRRISCNGDSGSVPVYLNVYDLTHINGYAYWLGLGVYHSGVQVHGIEFAFGAHEYPSTGIFEGEPKQCDGFKFRESILIGKTDMSEAEVRSLMEELGKDYRGNAYNLITKNCNHFCNRVCIKLTGNPIPNWVNRLARIGWICNCVLPATLNSTKFGQNRAQKKRGEEKQEEEEEEEKKKELARRIQTAEISASNSSSSSSSSSSTTTLRRGRSRTRRPRLPASPLIPT